The DNA sequence CATGCCGCAGGCCATCATGGCATCGGTAACCAGAATGGAATGCTCCACGCCTTTGACCTTGAACGCGGTGCGCAGCACCGGATTCGCCACATGGATTCCATCCGGGATGATCTCGAGACTGACGGGCTTATCAAAGACAGCTCCGACAGCACCTGGCTGTCGGTGGTGGAAGGGCGGCATGGCATTGAACAGATGGGTCGCATGGCTGATTCCGGCTTCAATCCCCGCCAGAGCCTCTTCATAAGTTGCCCTGGTATGGCCGATGGATACGGTAATATCCTGGCTGGCGAGATACCGGATCAGTGGAATGGATCCGGTCAGTTCCGGTGCCAGTGTCACCAAGCGAATAAAATCCGCGTCCTCTCCGGTCAGGTTCCGGAAGGCTTCAACCGAAGGGGGCAGGGCATGTTCCCCAGACTGGGCTCCGGCAGCCTCCGGGTTGATGAAGGGTCCTTCCAGGTGGATTCCCAGGATTCTGGCTCCGTCCAGCGCCAGAGAGTGTTCCTTGATGGTACGCACAGCCTGACGGATATTCGCCGGTGCCTGAGTCATGGTGGCGGCGAGAAATGAGGTAGTACCGAACTGGCATAATGTCCGGCTGATGGTCCGCAGCGATTGGAGATCTCCATCCATTACATCGGCTCCGCCCGACCCATGGACGTGGAGATCGATGAAGCCGGGGGAAACATACAGGGTGGATTCGCCATCCCGGACCGTTTCATCGGGTCGGATCTGGTCGGGATTAATTCGTTTGATGATTCCTTGTTCCAGGCGCAGGGTGCCTTTTTCAATCCGGTCGGGGTAGATCTGAAGATAATCTTTTAATATCATAGGATTGGCTCCTTTCAGGCTGACGGCACCGGGAGGCTGTACATTGGTCTCTCATTCGACACCGCAGCTCAGAGTGTCCCTATTATAGCAAAGGGATGTGGCTCATTTTGGGACAAAGCACTGAATAAATCGTGAATCTTGGCGATCGATGTATGAAAGAGCCCGGCAGGGCCATAATCAAACTGAAATGTGTCGACGAAAGTCCCGGAAAGCCGAGGAACGTTGTATTGACTCGAGGAAAGTCTCGTCAAGCCGAGGAAAGTCCCTGTGCCCAGGGAAGTCTCGTTAAGTCGAGGAAAGTCCCAATGTGCCGAGGAAAGTCCCAAGGTTGGATCAGAGATAGGGTATAATAAATACAGAACGTATGGAAGGCAGGGTACATGACCATGGAATTTAGAGGAACCGTCAAGGACATCATCTTTCATAATGATGAGTCGGGCTATGTGGTAGGCCGGCTGAAGACAGATGAGGGAATCCTGACCTTTACCGGAACCATTCCCTGGATCTTTGAAGGCCAGCTGCTTTCGCTGTCCGGAGAAATGGTGGAACATCCGTCGTTCGGCAGCCAGCTGAAAGTGAACGTCAGTGAAGAGATCCTTCCCGAATCAAGGGAAGGCATGGAAAAATATCTGTCTTCGGGCATCATCAGCGGCATTGGTCCGGTGACAGCCCGTCGTCTGGTCCAGCGGTTCGGTTCCGAAGTGTTTGAAATCATGGATCATGACATGGATCGGCTGATTGAAGTAGAAGGCATCGGTGTGAAGAAACTGGAACTCATTCGCAAAAGCTACGATAAAAGCCGTGAAGTTCGTAACATCATGGTGTTTCTCCAGAGTTACGGCGTTACGCCAAATCAGTGCATGAAAATATACAACCGGTTCGGGCAGAATTCGATCACCGTCGTACGGGAGAATCCTTATATTCTGTGCGAGGAGGTTTCCTCCATTGGTTTTCGTACCGCGGACCGGATTGCTTCGAATCTGGGCATTGAAAAAGATTCTCCGTTCCGAATCCAGAGCGGGCTCAAGTTTATTGTCAATTCCTTTTCCGGGCTGGGCAATACCTGCATGCCGGTGGAGAAGCTGCTGACGGAAACCGCCCAGACCCTGGAAGTAGCACCTGAACTGGTGCTGGATAATCTGCGCAGCCTGGTTTTGCAGGATGGAATGATGGTAGAAGAAGTGGATGGGGTCCAATG is a window from the Clostridiaceae bacterium HFYG-1003 genome containing:
- the nagA gene encoding N-acetylglucosamine-6-phosphate deacetylase, translated to MILKDYLQIYPDRIEKGTLRLEQGIIKRINPDQIRPDETVRDGESTLYVSPGFIDLHVHGSGGADVMDGDLQSLRTISRTLCQFGTTSFLAATMTQAPANIRQAVRTIKEHSLALDGARILGIHLEGPFINPEAAGAQSGEHALPPSVEAFRNLTGEDADFIRLVTLAPELTGSIPLIRYLASQDITVSIGHTRATYEEALAGIEAGISHATHLFNAMPPFHHRQPGAVGAVFDKPVSLEIIPDGIHVANPVLRTAFKVKGVEHSILVTDAMMACGMPEGEYRLGGQTVTVRDGAARLSDGTLAGSILTMDQAVRHVLSQTDLTLYEVIRMATWNPAQRCGASRNKGRIADGYDADLVIFDEEIRIQEVYIRGRKVC